A single Cnuibacter physcomitrellae DNA region contains:
- a CDS encoding biopolymer transporter Tol produces the protein MTASADDERWIVVDGRRWRRTDPLLPDDVADALRSHLGRARSAVGVASRHGDAEAAAAARRRVGLAKHGLGERGPAWWDEPEADRIRRAREALEALEALDELAPKTGRPGVGGGA, from the coding sequence ATGACCGCGTCGGCCGACGACGAGCGCTGGATCGTCGTGGACGGGCGCCGCTGGCGGCGCACGGATCCGCTCCTGCCCGACGACGTCGCCGACGCCCTGCGATCGCACCTCGGACGGGCGAGGTCGGCCGTCGGCGTCGCATCCCGTCACGGCGACGCGGAGGCGGCGGCCGCCGCGCGCCGCAGGGTCGGCCTGGCCAAGCACGGGCTCGGCGAGCGGGGTCCCGCCTGGTGGGATGAACCGGAGGCGGACCGCATCCGGCGGGCGCGCGAGGCGCTGGAGGCGCTGGAGGCGCTGGACGAGCTCGCGCCGAAGACGGGGCGACCCGGTGTCGGGGGCGGAGCGTAG
- a CDS encoding nitroreductase family deazaflavin-dependent oxidoreductase produces the protein MPLTGEYAPGTSDWARKQAEEYEASGGTRATDLRGMPVIVLTTVGARSGKLRKTPLMRVEHDGEYAVVASLGGAPKNPVWYYNIVANPHVELQDGAERHDYLAREISGEEKALWWDRAVAAYPDYADYQLRTERDIPVFVLTRTDDDAA, from the coding sequence ATGCCACTGACTGGAGAGTACGCACCCGGGACGAGCGACTGGGCCCGCAAGCAGGCCGAGGAGTACGAGGCGTCGGGAGGCACCAGGGCCACCGATCTGCGCGGGATGCCCGTGATCGTGCTGACGACGGTCGGAGCCCGGTCGGGCAAGCTGCGGAAGACCCCGCTCATGCGCGTCGAGCACGACGGCGAGTACGCCGTCGTGGCGTCGCTCGGGGGCGCGCCGAAGAACCCGGTCTGGTACTACAACATCGTCGCGAACCCCCACGTCGAGCTACAGGACGGCGCCGAGCGCCACGACTACCTCGCGCGTGAGATCTCCGGGGAGGAGAAGGCCCTGTGGTGGGACCGCGCCGTCGCCGCCTACCCGGACTACGCCGACTACCAGCTCCGCACGGAGCGGGACATCCCGGTGTTCGTGCTCACGCGGACCGACGACGACGCCGCGTAG
- a CDS encoding NYN domain-containing protein translates to MTEPTDARVGLYIDFDNIVISRYQQLHGRNAFQRDGVRDFRASDPDADKEVAARVRAATVDFSAIIDFAASFGTIVVNRAYADWSASVNSSYQRQLMSRAVDLTQLFTTTTRGTKNGADIRLAVDVVEDLFRLPDLTHVIIVAGDSDYIALAQKTKRLGRFVVGIGVAGSTSTSLAAAVDEFEDYDSLPGVEKVAATTAAATAARRGGQGGGDAGTEAEADREPNDASRSKSGGKRKPPAVPLFSHADDTADDEPEPADDVDPQTVATELLVRALQIGHAKGDADEWLNTGAVKNQMRRMDPSFNEKPLGYRSFTDFLTSRDDVAELDEDGPQRLIRLRPEPPARGGRKR, encoded by the coding sequence ATGACCGAACCCACCGACGCCCGCGTGGGCCTCTACATCGACTTCGACAACATCGTCATCTCGCGGTACCAGCAGCTCCACGGACGCAACGCGTTCCAGCGCGACGGCGTGCGCGACTTCCGTGCCTCCGACCCGGACGCGGACAAGGAGGTCGCGGCCCGGGTGCGCGCGGCGACCGTCGACTTCAGCGCCATCATCGACTTCGCCGCCTCGTTCGGCACGATCGTCGTGAACCGGGCGTACGCCGACTGGTCCGCATCGGTCAACTCCAGCTACCAGCGCCAGCTGATGTCGCGGGCGGTCGACCTCACGCAGCTGTTCACGACCACGACCCGCGGCACGAAGAACGGCGCCGACATCCGGCTCGCGGTCGACGTCGTGGAGGACCTCTTCCGACTGCCCGACCTCACGCACGTGATCATCGTCGCGGGCGACTCCGACTACATCGCCCTCGCGCAGAAGACCAAGCGTCTCGGACGCTTCGTGGTCGGGATCGGCGTCGCGGGGTCGACGAGCACGTCGCTCGCGGCCGCCGTCGACGAGTTCGAGGACTACGACTCCCTCCCGGGCGTGGAGAAGGTCGCGGCGACCACCGCCGCCGCCACCGCGGCACGACGCGGCGGGCAGGGCGGCGGAGACGCCGGGACCGAGGCCGAGGCCGACCGGGAGCCGAACGACGCCTCCCGCTCCAAGTCGGGCGGCAAGCGCAAGCCGCCGGCGGTGCCCCTCTTCTCGCACGCCGACGACACGGCCGACGACGAGCCCGAGCCGGCCGACGACGTCGATCCGCAGACCGTAGCGACCGAGCTGCTCGTGCGCGCGCTGCAGATCGGGCACGCGAAGGGCGACGCCGACGAGTGGCTGAACACCGGCGCGGTGAAGAACCAGATGCGCAGGATGGACCCGTCCTTCAACGAGAAGCCCCTCGGCTACCGCTCCTTCACCGACTTCCTCACCTCGCGAGACGACGTCGCGGAGCTCGACGAGGACGGTCCGCAGCGGCTCATCCGTCTCCGCCCCGAGCCGCCCGCTCGCGGCGGACGCAAGCGCTGA
- a CDS encoding Ada metal-binding domain-containing protein has translation MDFSERYRIIQSRDARFDGQFITAVRSTGIYCRPSCPARTPKEANVTFYETSAAAHEAGYRACKRCLPEAVPGTPAWNLRDDLAGRAMRLIADGVVEREGVGGLSRRLGYSERHVARVLTEQLGAGPLALARAHRAQAARTLLTSTGLSMAEVAFAAGFASIRQFNDTVSEVFEQTPSQLRARYSATGDQPGGSVRLSLPAREPFDAAGVFAWLAARAVPGVEIASADSYTRSLTLPGGPAWFTVSATAGGVALEAHLSTLSDLSTLVARVRRLFDLDADPVAVDAALVDGALADGADRASSGSALAAAVRSNPGIRLPGTVDPAEMLVRAMVGQQISVAAARTHLSRLAAVAGRPLAMEGGPELLFPDPAAIAEHAEAVTGPRARLAALRGAAEAMASGSLVLTSGDAAAEQRAALLAMPGIGPWTAGYVSMRVLGAPDVLLTGDVALRTGAAVLGAPSAPRELARWAEDFAPWRSYLSLHLWRAALTGSAAPRRPGESEPPSPAPSPDAAPAPSPSAASAPSGSAASAPSPSATRAPSPSAAPAPSRAPAPALSSATSSAPSRAPAPTPSPAPSPDAAPTPSPAPSPDRLPTPSAPPPGRAPASAPAPAPGRRRDPHPASPHPRTTRPLTKESS, from the coding sequence ATGGACTTCTCGGAGCGGTACCGCATCATCCAGTCGCGGGATGCGCGATTCGACGGGCAGTTCATCACCGCCGTTCGCTCCACCGGCATCTACTGCCGCCCGAGCTGCCCCGCGCGGACGCCGAAGGAGGCGAACGTCACGTTCTACGAGACCAGCGCCGCGGCCCACGAGGCGGGCTACCGGGCATGCAAGCGCTGCCTTCCCGAGGCGGTGCCCGGCACGCCGGCCTGGAACCTGCGCGACGATCTCGCCGGGCGGGCCATGCGGCTGATCGCCGACGGCGTCGTCGAGCGCGAGGGCGTCGGCGGACTGTCGCGTCGGCTGGGCTACTCCGAGCGCCACGTGGCCCGGGTGCTCACCGAGCAGCTCGGGGCGGGGCCGCTCGCGCTCGCCCGGGCGCACCGGGCCCAGGCCGCGCGGACGCTCCTGACGTCCACCGGGCTCAGCATGGCCGAGGTCGCGTTCGCAGCGGGCTTCGCGTCCATCCGCCAGTTCAACGACACGGTGTCGGAGGTCTTCGAGCAGACCCCCTCGCAGCTGAGGGCACGGTACTCCGCCACGGGGGACCAGCCGGGCGGGAGCGTGCGGCTCTCGCTGCCGGCCCGCGAGCCGTTCGACGCCGCGGGTGTCTTCGCGTGGCTCGCCGCACGCGCCGTCCCCGGGGTGGAGATCGCGTCCGCCGACTCGTACACGCGGTCGCTCACGCTGCCCGGGGGACCGGCGTGGTTCACCGTGAGCGCGACCGCGGGCGGTGTGGCGCTCGAGGCGCACCTCTCGACCCTCTCCGACCTGTCGACCCTCGTCGCGCGGGTGCGGCGCCTGTTCGACCTCGACGCCGATCCGGTCGCCGTCGACGCCGCACTCGTCGACGGCGCGCTCGCCGACGGCGCTGATCGGGCGTCGAGCGGGTCGGCGCTCGCGGCGGCGGTGCGCTCGAACCCGGGCATCCGCCTGCCGGGCACCGTCGACCCCGCCGAGATGCTCGTGCGGGCGATGGTGGGGCAGCAGATCAGCGTGGCCGCGGCCAGGACCCACCTCAGCCGGCTCGCCGCGGTCGCCGGACGACCGCTGGCCATGGAGGGCGGTCCCGAGCTGCTCTTCCCCGACCCGGCGGCCATCGCCGAGCACGCGGAGGCGGTCACCGGCCCGCGTGCGCGCCTGGCCGCGTTGCGGGGCGCGGCGGAGGCCATGGCGTCCGGCTCGCTCGTGCTCACCAGCGGCGATGCCGCCGCCGAGCAGCGGGCCGCGCTCCTGGCGATGCCCGGGATCGGACCGTGGACGGCGGGCTACGTCTCGATGCGCGTGCTCGGCGCGCCCGACGTGCTCCTGACGGGCGACGTCGCCCTCCGCACGGGCGCGGCCGTGCTCGGCGCGCCCTCCGCGCCCCGCGAGCTCGCCCGCTGGGCGGAGGACTTCGCACCGTGGCGGTCGTACCTGTCGCTCCACCTCTGGCGTGCGGCGCTGACGGGCTCCGCCGCTCCGCGCCGACCCGGCGAGAGCGAGCCCCCGTCGCCGGCGCCCTCCCCGGACGCCGCTCCGGCCCCCTCGCCGTCCGCCGCGTCGGCGCCCTCTGGGTCCGCCGCGTCGGCGCCCTCGCCGTCCGCCACCCGGGCGCCCTCGCCGTCCGCCGCTCCGGCGCCCTCGCGGGCCCCCGCTCCGGCCCTCTCGTCGGCCACCTCGTCGGCGCCCTCGCGGGCCCCAGCTCCGACGCCCTCGCCGGCCCCCTCCCCGGATGCCGCTCCGACGCCCTCGCCGGCCCCCTCCCCGGACCGCCTCCCGACGCCGAGCGCACCGCCCCCTGGCCGCGCGCCGGCGTCTGCCCCGGCACCGGCGCCGGGGAGGCGACGCGACCCGCATCCGGCGTCCCCGCATCCGCGGACCACCCGCCCCCTCACGAAGGAGTCGTCATGA
- a CDS encoding methylated-DNA--[protein]-cysteine S-methyltransferase, translating into MTLISQFVDTPDGAFGILSDEDGRVVASGWTDQTDALLIRLAPAARDSAVVAGVTPAASAVEAYYAGEVAAIDAVEVAQRGGPFHLQAWVGLREIAPGRPLTYAQFAAALGRPSAVRAAASACARNAPALFVPCHRVLRTDGTMGGFAWGVPVKRSLLAREAAAARARA; encoded by the coding sequence ATGACCCTCATCAGCCAGTTCGTCGACACACCCGACGGAGCGTTCGGCATCCTCTCCGACGAGGACGGGCGGGTGGTCGCCTCGGGGTGGACGGACCAGACCGACGCCCTGCTCATCCGCCTGGCGCCGGCAGCGCGGGACTCGGCCGTGGTCGCCGGCGTCACCCCGGCGGCCTCCGCGGTCGAGGCGTACTACGCGGGCGAGGTCGCCGCGATCGACGCCGTCGAGGTCGCGCAACGCGGCGGCCCGTTCCACCTGCAGGCGTGGGTGGGCCTCCGCGAGATCGCGCCCGGCCGCCCGCTCACCTACGCGCAGTTCGCGGCCGCCCTCGGACGCCCCTCCGCGGTGCGTGCCGCGGCGAGCGCGTGCGCCCGCAACGCTCCCGCCCTGTTCGTCCCGTGCCACCGCGTGCTCCGCACCGACGGCACAATGGGCGGCTTCGCCTGGGGCGTCCCCGTCAAGCGCTCGCTCCTCGCTCGCGAGGCCGCCGCCGCCCGCGCCCGCGCCTAG